The Vibrio sp. SNU_ST1 genome has a segment encoding these proteins:
- a CDS encoding peptidylprolyl isomerase, which yields MIILTTNFGDIEIELNLEKAPVSSKNFLKYCQEGFYEGTTFHRVIEGFMIQGGGHTIDMTEKPTHAPIVNEANRGLKNVIGSVAMARTDAPHSATAQFFINLDNNDFLDHTATSNAGWGYAVFGKVSAGMDVVNKIALAPTTTRWGHEDVPCEDIVITKVTIRD from the coding sequence ATGATCATTCTGACCACTAACTTTGGCGACATCGAAATTGAACTTAACCTTGAGAAAGCGCCAGTAAGTTCAAAAAACTTCCTTAAATACTGCCAAGAAGGCTTCTATGAAGGCACGACATTTCACCGTGTGATTGAAGGCTTTATGATTCAAGGTGGTGGACACACTATCGACATGACAGAGAAACCAACACACGCACCTATTGTGAATGAAGCTAACCGAGGCTTAAAAAATGTGATTGGTTCTGTAGCGATGGCTCGCACTGACGCACCCCATTCAGCAACGGCTCAATTCTTTATCAATCTTGACAACAATGATTTCCTTGATCATACCGCGACCAGCAACGCAGGTTGGGGTTACGCAGTGTTTGGCAAAGTATCGGCAGGTATGGATGTGGTAAACAAGATTGCGCTTGCACCAACCACTACTCGCTGGGGACACGAAGATGTGCCGTGCGAAGATATTGTGATCACCAAGGTCACGATTCGCGATTAA
- a CDS encoding MarR family winged helix-turn-helix transcriptional regulator, producing the protein MSQEFDRQNSFGWMINVIANKASKDFDTELKEHGLTIALWPTLMCLWEEEGITQRDIAAKSKVENSTTTRTLDKLEKLELVERRADPNSRRSFRIYLTEKGRALEEQLIPIPTRLNKELMNELDAEEQQQMIKLLQKMVAAI; encoded by the coding sequence ATGTCACAAGAATTTGATAGACAAAATAGCTTTGGTTGGATGATCAACGTGATCGCCAATAAAGCGAGCAAAGATTTCGACACAGAATTGAAAGAACATGGCTTAACCATTGCGCTCTGGCCAACCTTGATGTGCCTATGGGAAGAGGAAGGTATTACTCAGCGTGATATCGCGGCAAAGTCCAAAGTCGAGAATTCAACAACGACACGCACACTGGACAAGCTAGAAAAGCTTGAACTGGTTGAACGCAGAGCCGATCCAAACAGTCGTCGTTCTTTCAGAATCTACTTAACGGAAAAAGGGAGAGCACTCGAAGAACAGCTGATTCCAATCCCTACTCGTTTAAACAAAGAATTGATGAATGAGTTGGACGCTGAAGAACAACAGCAGATGATCAAGCTACTTCAAAAGATGGTCGCGGCAATCTGA
- a CDS encoding LysR family transcriptional regulator has translation MSNEIPNFNLLAVFSAVMEQGSLSKAADQLSTNQSTISTALARLKKEIGQELFVRKGRGVVPTSYAQSLYEQVKAPINELNGVFQSMANFDDQSSERKFVISSPEHLQWVLLNSFAALPNQNLSLEVFDQPDSDERIYEDLLTQEFDAMIDIVVPEHPSIASETLYEGEFVIVCRADHPRIRGEISEAQFMSEKHAVLDRTRRKVRSLNHYTSLDLSKRKIVFHGRSLFSNILLCSQSDYITVVPLSMAVQFQERLGLQLFKPPFEYQPISHYLIWLKKQNNDPAHKWFREQVISTSDAMSKTLKNRRLRF, from the coding sequence ATGAGCAACGAAATCCCCAACTTCAACCTACTTGCTGTGTTTTCTGCGGTGATGGAGCAGGGCAGTTTGAGTAAGGCTGCGGATCAACTCAGTACCAATCAATCGACCATCAGCACCGCATTAGCGCGCCTAAAAAAAGAGATTGGCCAAGAGCTTTTTGTTCGTAAAGGACGTGGCGTTGTGCCTACCTCTTATGCCCAAAGCTTGTATGAACAAGTTAAAGCGCCGATCAATGAACTCAATGGCGTGTTTCAATCGATGGCTAATTTTGATGATCAATCCTCTGAACGTAAGTTTGTAATTTCTTCACCTGAGCACTTACAGTGGGTACTGCTTAATAGTTTTGCGGCGCTTCCTAATCAAAACTTGTCGTTAGAAGTCTTTGATCAACCAGACAGTGATGAGCGTATTTACGAAGATCTTTTGACTCAAGAGTTCGATGCCATGATCGATATTGTGGTACCTGAACACCCTAGCATAGCTAGTGAAACCCTATATGAAGGGGAGTTTGTGATCGTGTGTCGAGCTGACCACCCGAGAATCCGAGGTGAAATCAGCGAAGCGCAATTCATGAGTGAAAAACATGCTGTATTAGACAGAACGCGACGTAAAGTTCGCAGTTTAAATCACTACACCTCTTTGGATTTATCGAAGCGCAAAATCGTGTTTCACGGGCGCTCACTGTTCAGTAATATCTTGCTATGTAGCCAATCGGATTACATCACGGTAGTGCCTTTATCTATGGCTGTGCAGTTTCAAGAAAGGTTAGGTTTACAGTTGTTTAAACCACCTTTTGAATATCAGCCTATATCCCACTATTTGATTTGGCTAAAGAAGCAGAATAATGACCCCGCTCATAAATGGTTCAGAGAACAAGTCATCAGTACATCAGATGCGATGTCGAAGACGCTAAAAAATAGGCGTTTGCGGTTTTAA
- a CDS encoding magnesium transporter — MNFIKIVFQKVWAVVMVLIKFCLFMAVMFAGAWALAPLGTIHSKDIDMSQFNNHPNEMMMNFFQMESFSGYLFSVTIAVVLAGVYGMWQLHELGVHKAKEHKSAHVQIVFALSLCGLFISKTFWVIALVIALANWKHIGQSLSDVIRRGVQPKQDATNSEAAVVRVSPEKSVTEPSQTKQSSVEQSSEAQSSKAKSSKEKTPTKPSPTEKEVA, encoded by the coding sequence ATGAACTTTATTAAAATCGTTTTCCAGAAAGTCTGGGCCGTTGTGATGGTCTTGATTAAATTCTGCCTGTTTATGGCGGTGATGTTTGCTGGTGCATGGGCTCTTGCACCATTAGGCACAATCCATTCTAAAGACATCGACATGTCTCAATTCAACAATCATCCCAATGAAATGATGATGAACTTCTTCCAGATGGAGTCCTTCTCTGGTTACTTATTCTCAGTGACAATTGCTGTGGTATTAGCCGGTGTTTACGGTATGTGGCAGTTGCATGAACTGGGTGTGCATAAAGCAAAAGAGCACAAAAGCGCACACGTTCAAATCGTGTTTGCACTGTCACTTTGCGGACTCTTCATCAGCAAAACATTCTGGGTTATCGCCTTGGTTATCGCATTGGCGAACTGGAAACATATTGGTCAATCACTGAGCGATGTGATTCGCCGCGGTGTACAGCCTAAACAAGACGCAACCAATTCAGAGGCTGCCGTAGTCCGCGTATCACCTGAAAAATCGGTAACAGAGCCGTCTCAAACAAAGCAATCTTCAGTAGAACAATCTTCAGAAGCTCAGTCTTCAAAAGCTAAGTCTTCAAAAGAAAAAACTCCAACAAAACCATCCCCTACAGAAAAAGAGGTCGCATAA
- a CDS encoding efflux RND transporter periplasmic adaptor subunit, with protein sequence MKEMMIPYILIVWSLFATGALKKNFKNYTWAAIGGVTILALLAVISRLWAPVDLTNSTTVKAPHAVMSPIFGQQIDKVLVEHNQMVKEGDIIYTLVDINSAADKAKIESEIVKKEEQVKQMTRDLERAETSPQIFNARDIEKYDSDLRVLHAELVSLKADLQKVNWAQEKKTVKAEFDGQVSIVNIAEGSVMGNMHLYNTSKKFLEMRISDQTYGYVQVGDFAEFFVDAYPGHVFRAKVHSFNAGTGESSISPLQGPQSVGQHVVRNGNGLGRTIVLKIIEPEGYNIPIGSTGAAWISAEKPHPFWGFIDVIGAATVRLQSYKSYLGAW encoded by the coding sequence ATGAAAGAGATGATGATTCCATACATCCTAATTGTATGGTCACTGTTTGCGACAGGCGCACTTAAGAAGAACTTCAAAAACTACACATGGGCTGCCATTGGTGGTGTAACGATTCTTGCGCTATTAGCGGTTATCTCTCGCTTGTGGGCACCCGTTGATTTAACCAACTCAACCACAGTGAAAGCACCACACGCGGTGATGTCACCTATCTTTGGCCAGCAGATCGACAAAGTGCTTGTTGAGCACAACCAAATGGTTAAAGAAGGCGACATAATCTACACCCTCGTCGATATAAACTCTGCTGCTGACAAAGCGAAGATCGAATCTGAGATTGTTAAGAAAGAAGAACAGGTTAAACAGATGACGCGAGATCTTGAGCGTGCTGAAACATCACCGCAGATCTTTAATGCTCGTGATATTGAAAAGTACGATTCAGATCTTCGTGTACTGCACGCTGAACTTGTGTCGCTGAAAGCCGATCTGCAAAAAGTAAACTGGGCGCAAGAGAAGAAAACCGTTAAAGCTGAGTTTGACGGTCAGGTATCGATAGTGAATATCGCTGAAGGTTCTGTCATGGGTAACATGCACCTCTACAACACCAGTAAAAAGTTCCTTGAGATGCGTATTTCAGACCAAACGTACGGCTATGTTCAAGTAGGAGATTTCGCTGAGTTCTTCGTTGATGCATATCCAGGGCACGTGTTCCGAGCAAAAGTACACAGCTTTAATGCAGGTACCGGAGAGTCGAGTATTTCTCCACTTCAAGGGCCACAAAGCGTCGGCCAACACGTAGTAAGAAACGGTAATGGTTTAGGCCGTACCATTGTACTTAAGATCATCGAACCAGAAGGTTACAACATCCCGATTGGTTCAACTGGCGCGGCTTGGATCTCGGCAGAGAAGCCACATCCGTTCTGGGGCTTCATTGATGTTATCGGTGCAGCAACGGTTCGCCTTCAATCTTACAAGTCATACTTAGGTGCTTGGTAA
- a CDS encoding lipoprotein, whose protein sequence is MKRKLLLATLALAVLSGCNKKDEAKAPVKQKKAPIYNTDITFLNSAADPVSLDIENLLRTAIYATYERSEYLKPVIGDIWKYSNSGFAFKHFTDNGTAEKEYTLPDGNKIFVTVSRFDQSGFNMSVTSDVITKPMPINVIEKSEGVYQKTDVGVYGEKIDINFDIKSDGHYASSTGLKGQNFNLSRKKDSTLLTVVGTNIDEINLNYNYNKQEVDFLVNSTPAVAIHYTYNQSTDTLTK, encoded by the coding sequence ATGAAAAGAAAATTATTACTAGCTACTTTAGCGCTAGCTGTTTTATCTGGCTGTAACAAAAAAGACGAAGCTAAAGCTCCGGTAAAACAGAAAAAAGCACCAATCTACAACACAGATATAACATTTTTGAATAGCGCAGCAGACCCCGTATCTCTAGATATAGAAAACCTGTTAAGAACTGCAATTTACGCAACGTATGAACGCTCTGAGTATCTTAAACCAGTCATTGGAGATATTTGGAAATATTCCAACAGTGGCTTTGCCTTTAAGCACTTTACGGACAATGGTACTGCAGAGAAAGAATATACACTGCCAGACGGAAACAAAATATTCGTTACTGTTTCAAGATTTGACCAATCAGGCTTCAATATGTCTGTAACCTCTGACGTAATCACCAAACCAATGCCAATTAATGTTATTGAAAAATCAGAGGGTGTATACCAAAAAACAGATGTTGGCGTTTATGGTGAAAAAATCGATATAAACTTCGATATCAAATCAGATGGCCATTACGCTTCCTCTACAGGGCTTAAGGGGCAAAATTTCAACTTATCGAGAAAGAAAGATTCAACACTATTAACTGTTGTAGGAACAAATATTGATGAAATAAACCTGAACTATAACTATAATAAACAAGAAGTTGACTTTCTTGTTAATAGTACTCCTGCGGTTGCTATTCATTACACTTACAATCAATCTACAGATACACTAACCAAATAA
- a CDS encoding efflux RND transporter permease subunit, whose amino-acid sequence MKIIETISNTRLLILMTALLMVSGISAFMTLPRAEDPVIINRYANITTSFPGASAERVETLVTEVIENKLRELSEVKLVSSTSRPSVSIVTLELNDTITEPEPVWSQARDKLSDIESILPAGSHSPDLDSDHTYAFTTIASLTWSGAGEPDRLTLGRYAKELAKRLRTLSGTEFVDEYGMPQEEIQISLRTADASALGRSSTNIAESLEGADAKNSAGELVSAYSRFGLEIESELDSIERIKQVPIATDSNGHIIRMEDIASVKRGEKTPQDQIAIIDGEPGVIVAARMHPDLRVDNWTSRANALIGKFEQELPSNVKVTVLFNQQGYTETRLDDLGKSLMIGFGLILVVLFVTLGVRAAILVAISLPLTSLLTLSVMKMTGLPINQMSVTGLIVALGIMVDNAVVMVDTIQAYRLKGQHRAEATMNALKHLWVPLLGSTLTTVLAFAPIILMPGASGEFVGGIAITVSFSLIGSYIISHTLIAGLATKLLPKQLSDVDKKGQHHWYMTGLRIPALTRWFSSSVRFGVTHPIITIALVLLVPFTGYWSMSQLTEQFFPPSDRDMFEIQVYMPPQASIYATKNISEKIDDIIHRYPEVERIDWLVGANFPSFYYNLQARQNNAPYFSQAMVKTENFEQANALIPELQKVLDKEVPQAQILVRKLNQGPPFTAPVELRVYGENLDTLKAIGEDVRLILAGVPHVTHTRETLQPGTPKVWLKVDEDTAKLNGISLNQFAGMLQTTLTGRESGSVIEGSESVPIRVRVADDARENLAHLSNIRLPISSEVYSTGINVSTLAELELTTSRGAITRRNGQRVNTIEGYIEAGVLPQTVLNEFQKRLESYQMPSGYTIGFGGESAERDNSVNSLISNVAVVVVLMVLVVVMSFNSFRMSSIIFMVAGLAGGLGLLSVWIFGYPFGFTVIIAMLGIAGLAINAAIVILTELKLDEQASSGNVDAVVEAVMSCTRHISSTTITTVGGFMPLIIAGGGFWPPFAVAIVGGTVLTTLISFYFVPVVYHLMTKNQRKTIATQAA is encoded by the coding sequence ATGAAAATTATAGAGACTATTTCCAATACGCGACTGCTCATCTTGATGACAGCGCTGCTGATGGTGAGTGGTATTTCTGCGTTCATGACGCTGCCGCGTGCAGAAGACCCGGTGATCATCAACCGTTACGCCAACATCACAACCAGCTTTCCCGGAGCCAGCGCAGAACGTGTAGAAACGCTAGTCACTGAGGTGATTGAGAACAAGTTGCGTGAGTTGAGTGAAGTTAAACTCGTGAGTTCAACCTCAAGGCCGAGCGTGTCTATTGTCACGTTAGAATTGAATGACACTATCACCGAGCCAGAACCGGTTTGGTCGCAAGCGCGTGACAAACTATCTGACATCGAATCCATATTACCTGCGGGTTCGCATTCTCCCGATCTCGACAGTGACCATACCTACGCTTTCACGACCATTGCTTCTCTGACTTGGTCTGGTGCAGGCGAGCCAGATCGATTAACCCTCGGCCGTTATGCCAAAGAGCTCGCCAAGCGATTAAGAACCTTGTCGGGCACTGAATTCGTTGATGAATATGGGATGCCACAAGAAGAGATTCAAATCAGTTTACGTACTGCGGACGCATCGGCGTTAGGGCGTTCAAGTACCAATATTGCTGAGTCGCTAGAAGGGGCCGATGCGAAAAACTCTGCGGGTGAATTGGTGAGTGCTTATTCCCGTTTTGGCTTGGAAATTGAGTCTGAACTGGACTCTATTGAGCGTATCAAGCAAGTGCCAATTGCCACCGACAGCAATGGTCACATTATCCGTATGGAAGACATTGCTTCGGTGAAACGTGGTGAGAAAACCCCTCAAGATCAGATTGCCATTATCGATGGTGAGCCGGGTGTGATTGTCGCGGCAAGAATGCATCCTGATCTGCGAGTCGATAACTGGACGTCACGAGCTAACGCTCTGATTGGCAAGTTTGAGCAAGAGTTACCAAGTAACGTTAAGGTGACAGTGCTCTTTAATCAGCAAGGTTATACCGAGACTCGCTTAGACGATTTAGGCAAGAGCTTGATGATCGGCTTTGGTCTGATTTTGGTTGTTCTGTTTGTCACTTTAGGCGTGCGTGCAGCGATCTTAGTCGCGATTTCCCTGCCGTTAACCTCATTATTAACCCTGTCAGTTATGAAAATGACCGGTCTGCCGATTAACCAGATGTCGGTGACGGGCTTAATTGTGGCGCTCGGGATCATGGTCGATAACGCGGTGGTGATGGTCGATACCATTCAAGCGTATCGTTTGAAAGGGCAGCACCGAGCGGAAGCGACCATGAATGCATTGAAGCATTTATGGGTGCCGTTATTAGGCTCAACCTTAACCACCGTATTGGCGTTTGCCCCGATTATCTTGATGCCGGGTGCATCGGGTGAGTTTGTCGGTGGTATAGCGATTACCGTTTCTTTCTCGTTGATCGGTTCTTACATTATCTCGCACACCTTAATCGCAGGCTTGGCGACTAAGCTACTGCCCAAGCAACTCAGTGATGTCGATAAGAAAGGTCAACACCATTGGTACATGACGGGCTTAAGAATCCCAGCATTAACACGTTGGTTCTCATCTTCTGTTCGATTTGGTGTGACGCATCCAATCATCACTATAGCTCTTGTGTTATTGGTACCGTTTACCGGTTACTGGAGTATGTCTCAGCTGACAGAGCAATTCTTCCCGCCATCAGACCGAGATATGTTTGAGATTCAGGTGTACATGCCGCCTCAAGCAAGCATTTATGCGACCAAGAATATCTCTGAGAAAATAGACGATATCATTCATCGCTATCCAGAAGTGGAGCGCATTGATTGGCTAGTGGGCGCTAACTTCCCATCTTTTTATTACAACTTGCAAGCAAGGCAAAACAACGCGCCGTACTTCTCGCAAGCAATGGTGAAAACAGAAAACTTTGAACAAGCCAATGCGCTAATTCCAGAACTTCAAAAGGTGCTAGATAAAGAAGTACCACAGGCGCAGATCTTGGTGCGTAAACTGAACCAAGGGCCTCCATTTACCGCGCCCGTTGAACTGCGTGTGTATGGTGAAAACCTCGATACGTTGAAAGCGATTGGTGAGGATGTGCGATTGATTCTGGCAGGAGTTCCTCATGTCACTCACACAAGGGAAACGCTGCAACCGGGTACGCCAAAGGTGTGGTTGAAGGTCGATGAAGACACCGCAAAACTTAACGGAATTTCACTCAATCAGTTTGCGGGCATGTTGCAAACCACGCTGACTGGTCGTGAAAGCGGCTCGGTAATTGAGGGCAGTGAATCTGTACCAATCCGTGTTCGAGTTGCGGATGACGCGCGTGAAAACTTGGCGCATTTGAGTAATATTCGCTTGCCGATAAGCTCTGAGGTGTACTCAACCGGTATCAATGTTTCTACTTTAGCTGAGCTTGAATTAACGACAAGCCGTGGTGCGATTACTCGTCGTAATGGGCAGCGTGTTAATACCATCGAGGGTTACATTGAAGCGGGTGTCTTACCTCAAACGGTACTTAATGAATTCCAAAAACGTTTAGAAAGCTATCAGATGCCATCAGGTTACACGATTGGTTTTGGTGGTGAATCCGCTGAACGAGATAATTCAGTCAACAGCCTGATCTCGAATGTCGCAGTCGTGGTGGTATTGATGGTGTTGGTGGTAGTGATGTCGTTCAATTCGTTTCGAATGAGCAGCATCATCTTCATGGTAGCAGGATTGGCTGGTGGTCTAGGATTGTTGTCTGTTTGGATTTTCGGTTATCCGTTCGGCTTTACGGTGATCATCGCAATGCTTGGTATTGCAGGCTTGGCGATCAATGCCGCCATCGTGATTTTGACGGAGCTGAAATTGGATGAACAAGCCTCATCAGGTAATGTGGATGCGGTAGTCGAGGCGGTAATGTCGTGTACTCGACATATCAGTTCGACCACAATTACAACTGTTGGTGGCTTCATGCCATTGATCATTGCTGGTGGTGGTTTCTGGCCTCCGTTTGCGGTCGCTATTGTTGGTGGAACCGTGTTAACCACGCTTATTTCATTCTACTTTGTGCCTGTGGTTTATCACTTGATGACCAAAAATCAACGTAAAACCATCGCGACTCAAGCTGCATAA
- a CDS encoding efflux RND transporter periplasmic adaptor subunit — protein sequence MYKLMKGSAVAVALSAFLVGCGEKEQAQESVDSTTETTSSVQTILTVETMALVQSSSYAVQREYVGVVKAGQQANLGFELAGKVNEILVDVGDTVTEGQPLIRLDTQLLQTESSQQKAQAEEVKAQLSLVAANLKRQRSLKAKGFSAEAEIDSLTSEQRVLQANLLRIDASVKGNQLKLVKSTVLAPYSGTIATRFVSLGDVVNVGNPTLTLLASEGKEAFIGIPAHQMKKVTSLSAPSIRVGREDFAVSLLNPGAMVDTQSRSVGLRYLFPEQSSVLEGQLAYLQFDEQIDDQGYWVPLTGLIDGLRGVWNIFVIGEGNKVERRSVQVLFANNQQAYVSGAIEDGEQVIASGLHRLVPGQIVKPVSVAE from the coding sequence ATGTATAAATTGATGAAGGGAAGCGCAGTGGCAGTGGCGTTGTCGGCTTTTCTTGTTGGATGTGGCGAAAAGGAACAGGCCCAAGAGTCGGTTGATTCAACCACTGAAACGACTTCGAGCGTCCAAACCATTTTAACCGTGGAAACGATGGCCTTGGTGCAATCTTCCTCTTATGCGGTACAGCGTGAATATGTTGGTGTGGTAAAAGCAGGGCAACAGGCGAATCTTGGTTTTGAATTGGCGGGTAAAGTAAACGAGATTCTGGTGGATGTCGGTGACACAGTAACCGAAGGTCAACCCTTAATCCGGTTAGACACCCAGCTGTTGCAGACTGAATCGAGCCAACAGAAAGCGCAAGCTGAAGAAGTCAAAGCACAACTGAGCCTTGTGGCGGCAAACCTGAAACGTCAACGCTCACTGAAAGCAAAGGGCTTCAGTGCCGAGGCTGAGATTGATTCTCTTACTAGTGAACAACGTGTATTGCAGGCGAACTTGCTGCGTATTGATGCTTCAGTAAAAGGCAATCAATTGAAGCTAGTGAAATCGACAGTTCTTGCTCCTTATTCTGGCACCATCGCAACCCGTTTTGTCTCGCTTGGAGATGTGGTGAATGTAGGGAATCCAACTCTTACACTGCTCGCTTCTGAGGGCAAAGAGGCCTTCATCGGTATTCCTGCTCATCAAATGAAAAAGGTGACTTCACTTTCCGCACCAAGTATTCGAGTCGGGCGAGAGGATTTTGCTGTGAGCCTGTTGAATCCGGGCGCAATGGTCGACACACAATCCCGCAGCGTCGGCTTACGTTATCTGTTCCCCGAGCAATCTTCGGTATTGGAAGGGCAACTTGCCTATCTTCAGTTTGATGAACAGATTGATGACCAAGGTTACTGGGTGCCATTAACCGGTTTGATTGATGGTTTGCGCGGTGTGTGGAACATCTTTGTCATTGGTGAAGGCAACAAAGTTGAACGACGAAGTGTTCAGGTGTTGTTTGCTAACAATCAACAAGCGTATGTGAGTGGTGCAATCGAGGATGGCGAACAGGTGATCGCAAGTGGTTTACATCGCTTGGTTCCTGGTCAAATCGTGAAGCCAGTCAGCGTAGCTGAGTAG
- a CDS encoding TetR/AcrR family transcriptional regulator has product MTKIIKSEQKRSQILTAASQLFSDHGFKINMDQIAKAANVSKQTVYSHFKNKDELFETCMQTRCAERELSPAAFDMNATLEEELVKFGVKFQDLLLDEQSRQTFQNAISQANTHPEIASIYLETGPQKTTKLLADYLQSKIDSGDLALATSSSPIIAARQLLLMFHGKSAYWAFFGHDSGESDNERLNYTRECVALFLNGNQPR; this is encoded by the coding sequence GTGACTAAAATCATCAAGAGTGAACAGAAGAGATCTCAGATCTTAACCGCAGCAAGCCAACTTTTCTCTGATCATGGCTTCAAGATCAATATGGATCAGATAGCCAAAGCAGCGAACGTTTCTAAGCAAACGGTCTACTCCCACTTTAAAAACAAAGACGAACTTTTCGAAACCTGCATGCAAACCAGATGTGCGGAGCGAGAACTCAGTCCTGCTGCCTTTGATATGAATGCCACTTTGGAAGAAGAATTGGTGAAGTTTGGTGTGAAGTTTCAAGATTTGTTACTTGATGAGCAATCTAGACAAACCTTCCAAAATGCCATTAGCCAAGCGAATACGCATCCAGAGATCGCCTCAATCTATTTAGAAACTGGGCCACAGAAGACCACTAAGTTACTCGCTGATTATTTGCAGTCGAAAATAGATTCGGGTGACTTAGCGCTTGCAACATCAAGTTCACCGATCATTGCTGCACGACAATTGTTACTGATGTTTCATGGTAAGTCGGCTTATTGGGCATTCTTCGGACACGACAGCGGCGAGTCTGATAATGAAAGACTGAATTACACGCGTGAATGTGTTGCACTATTCTTAAACGGCAACCAACCTCGCTAG
- a CDS encoding LysR family transcriptional regulator, which translates to MRLKTTLDQWQTLYEIDRAGSIQAAALQLNKSHTTLIYALRKLEDQLGVTLVQVEGRRAVLSEDGKSLLRRASSMLEQARELELISEQLAKGVESEIVVAVDHLCCLKRLYQPMAAFLAENNTTSIQVIETSLSKTTEMVTQERADVAIINLPITNYSAEAFGFTMMEPVVASSHPLVSAVSVSLNQLSSLPQIVVRDLGAQANQGSKKQGNKKDVGWLKSSQRITVDNFDHAFGAVEQGVGYCRLPKHIVESRGSDKLTVLNVENGSGYQVPLHLTLPKGAKTGSAAKRFYELLLESAAPAN; encoded by the coding sequence ATGAGATTGAAAACTACCCTTGACCAATGGCAAACCCTTTACGAGATTGACCGCGCAGGCAGTATTCAGGCTGCGGCACTGCAATTGAACAAGAGCCACACCACGCTGATCTATGCGCTGAGAAAGTTGGAGGATCAATTAGGCGTGACTTTAGTGCAGGTTGAAGGTCGTCGGGCTGTGCTATCGGAAGACGGAAAGTCACTGCTGCGCCGAGCGAGTAGCATGTTGGAACAAGCTCGCGAGCTAGAGTTGATCAGTGAACAACTGGCGAAAGGTGTTGAGTCTGAAATTGTGGTGGCGGTTGATCACTTGTGTTGTCTTAAACGTCTTTATCAACCGATGGCTGCATTTTTGGCGGAGAACAACACCACATCAATACAAGTGATTGAAACATCACTGTCTAAAACAACGGAAATGGTCACCCAAGAACGAGCCGATGTGGCTATCATCAACCTGCCTATTACTAATTATTCAGCAGAAGCCTTTGGTTTTACGATGATGGAGCCAGTAGTTGCTAGCTCACATCCGTTAGTAAGTGCCGTTTCAGTGTCGTTGAATCAACTGTCGTCTTTGCCACAAATAGTGGTGAGGGATTTAGGTGCTCAAGCTAACCAAGGCAGCAAAAAGCAAGGGAACAAAAAGGATGTAGGCTGGTTAAAGTCGAGTCAGCGTATTACGGTCGATAATTTCGATCATGCGTTTGGCGCGGTAGAGCAGGGAGTCGGGTATTGTCGACTACCAAAGCACATTGTTGAAAGTCGAGGAAGTGACAAGCTCACGGTGTTGAATGTGGAAAATGGCAGCGGATACCAAGTCCCGCTTCATCTCACTTTGCCAAAAGGAGCAAAGACAGGCTCTGCTGCAAAACGGTTCTACGAGTTACTTCTTGAGTCAGCTGCTCCTGCTAACTAA
- a CDS encoding monooxygenase, whose translation MKLLQVDFEFNGPFGEEMSNALVDLAKSINNEPGMIWKIWTENQAKKLGGGVYLFEDQLSAENYLTMHAARLKAMGVDEVHGMIFDVNQPLTTINKGPING comes from the coding sequence ATGAAACTACTACAAGTCGACTTTGAATTTAACGGCCCATTTGGCGAAGAGATGTCGAACGCACTGGTTGACCTAGCAAAATCTATCAACAATGAACCAGGCATGATCTGGAAAATCTGGACAGAAAACCAAGCCAAAAAACTGGGCGGTGGTGTCTACCTTTTCGAAGACCAACTCAGCGCAGAAAATTACCTAACAATGCATGCCGCACGCTTAAAAGCGATGGGCGTGGATGAAGTTCACGGCATGATTTTTGACGTAAACCAGCCGTTAACTACCATTAACAAAGGCCCAATCAACGGCTAA